A stretch of Girardinichthys multiradiatus isolate DD_20200921_A chromosome 20, DD_fGirMul_XY1, whole genome shotgun sequence DNA encodes these proteins:
- the LOC124857503 gene encoding uncharacterized protein LOC124857503: MSRWSIQDITSFIMALELLIFILFNLCHEAKSEALPQPNLMVDRLMITETDSVTLNCSTSPDISVSRCDFYIANKKMSADSSCVETVTGTKLLSMAKIRSPAEVKVKCFYSVKDGAVDITSSDSISTTITINNLSPPTLTANPLVITESDSVTLNCQPPSSVPVTECFFHIGGGETPQRFPCLKTLRGTEILSLTKQSSPANFDVTCFYLKVYESPQSNLLNIIIELPPAELRVNPQQITESDSVTLNCGTPSFDSVATCSLYFIKSKIARSISCVQNMTGRELLMMTHQTSPAEVELTCYYTVKNTGGQHLSPDSHISSVTVHSRFLILPSSSLHDL, from the exons ATGTCAAGGTGGTCTATTCAGGATATCACCAGCTTCATCATGGCTTTAGAGCTGCTGATCTTCATCCTCTTCA ATTTGTGTCATGAGGCCAAATCTGAAG ctcttcctcagcCTAACTTAATGGTGGATCGACTTATGATCACAGAGACTGACTCAGTCACATTAAACTGTTCGACTTCACCAGACATTTCTGTGTCTCGGTGTGATTTCTACATTGCAAATAAAAAGATGTCTGCAGACTCCTCCTGTGTGGAAACAGTGACAGGAACCAAGCTGTTGAGCATGGCAAAAATAAGGTCACCAGCCGAGGTCAAAGTTAAATGTTTCTACAGTGTAAAGGATGGAGCTGTTGATATTACATCATCAGACAGTATATCAACAACCATCACCATAAACA ATCTGTCTCCACCTACACTGACAGCGAACCCACTGGTGATCACAGAGTCAGACTCAGTCACTTTAAACTGTCAGCCTCCATCATCTGTTCCTGTGACTgagtgttttttccacattgggGGAGGAGAAACACCCCAAAGATTTCCTTGTCTGAAGACACTGAGAGGAACTGAAATCCTGTCTTTAACAAAGCAAAGTTCACCTGCTAACTTTGATGTAACATGTTTTTACCTGAAAGTATATGAATCTCCACAGAGTAACCTGCTCAACATTATAATAGAAC ttcCTCCAGCTGAACTGAGAGTGAATCCACAGCAGATCACAGAGTCAGACTCGGTCACATTGAACTGTGGGACTCCATCATTTGATTCTGTGGCTACCTGTTCTTTATACTTCATAAAATCAAAGATAGCCAGAAGCATCTCCTGCGTGCAGAACATGACAGGACGTGAGCTCCTGATGATGACACATCAAACCTCGCCTGCTGAGGTTGAACTAACATGTTATTACACTGTGAAGAATACAGGAGGACAGCATCTGTCTCCAGACAGTCACATATCCTCAGTCACTGTTCACAGTAGGTTTCTAATTCTCCCATCCTCCTCACTACACGATCTCTAA